A stretch of the Polaribacter pacificus genome encodes the following:
- a CDS encoding MBG domain-containing protein, with the protein MPVNLQPTSLTPQVNSQFQVQRNNSVGVTNKTTSIFTAEASAPPVFENSTPATTSITSTSFKLETDIDEAGTIYYVVLADGATAPTAAEVKAGTGNGGASAISSGNTAVTSGDFTNDFNITGLTENTTYNVYVVAEDDETTPLLQASATLVSVKTFKPLAKIVISEIMYNPPESGGDENEYIELYNAGTATVDLTGYSFSKGVTHTFTTGSIAAGAYFVIAVKVASFEAAFGAGTADASLVGSQSLSNGGEEIELVDDVNRIVDYVHYDNSSPWPTGVNGDGPSMELRDITSDNNVGANWSASNDVRDFRTSIPGPAYLNNLPIRGTPGLAANFDIIAPVFETSKPATASITTTGFTLETDIDEAGTIYYVVLADGATAPTAAEVKAGTGNGGASVVASGNTTVTSGGFTHNFSVTGLTEGTAYDVYVVAQDDEGTPNLQTNPTKIEVTTLTLLPTNNILYVKKNISGGNGNGSSWANAIPELADALVWANKNKANFTTTPLQIWVAKGTYKPLYSPENGANFGTDQTRDNAFLMVNNVQLYGGFAGTETLLTDRDLSLSVNKTILSGDIGTVNDTADNTYHVVISTDAVGTARLDGFTITGGGAGGSSNLTVNTQYVLKIRGGGMYNNNSSPTITNSTFSGNTATNYGGGMYNDNNSSPTITNTTFIGNTSAKSGGGMYNKNNSSPTITNSTFSGNTATNDGGGMYNDTFSTKVYNSIITGTVYDASSSPVYKNSIIADKSYDNTGTATTTNLTATDLFKDSANGDYSLNAFSPAINAGDNTLYTGTIATDKDLAGNARLFAGIPDPDVIDLGAYEFQAEPLKITPTNGILYVNKTATGNKTGDSWANAIPELADALLWAHENKADFTTTSLQIWVAKGTYKPMYSPEDGKNFVDSGRKNAFLLINNVALYGGFAGTETAVANRDLSNTANKTILSGDFNGDDTITGSGSTLSIGNNTENAYHVVYSVGNVGTARLDGFTVSGGNATYATYMYVNTVRTNTGYGGGLFNENSSPAIANSTFSRNKSEHSGGGIHNKGGSPSITNVVFSENIAVTGGGLFSDGSTSQKISNSFFTKNSAISSGSTTSYGGGLTFAGSTPTIINNVFIDNFSDLGGALFTTSNITIINSTFNANTTSSNNAIKGGSNDITLVNSIVWNSVLGASGSNITFKNSIYQGTLYNKDNTATSNTTTKEELFKDPANGDFSLNKKGLAVNSGNNDLYTGTLSTDKDIAGNTRLFAGEQNLDNIDIGAYELQSEAYEMLPTNNILYVKKNVSGGNGNGSSWANAVPELAEALAWAHLYKSKFTNSTLQIWVAGGTYQPKHSPEDGKNMLSDGKNNTFLMVKNVQLYGGFAGTETLLSERDLSIATNKTILSGDFNGDDLITGSGSTLSITNNSENAYQVVLSAGDVGAGRLDGFTITGGNASINKLVTVNEKVTWKGYGGGMYNYASSPTIVNCTFSANNARVGGGMDNNNSASPTIINCLFTGNTASDTNGYGGGMSNTKGLPKIINSVFKGNRAQRYGGGLSNSSSSNTTIINSTLTGNAANSSGDELFNGSSTLNIYNTIVWGTIFSYSTLISKNSIIKERTDTTNGNIDVTGLAPEAVFKDAANGDYTLHKYSLAVNAGNNSLYTGTLASDKDFADKTRLYDGDLATDIIDLGAYELQEKSFSLLTDTNNVLYVKKGATGNNKGDSWANAVPELADALVWANAKKANFSTTPLQIWVAKGTYKPKYTPEDGKNFAVGTDAKDNSFLMVKNVQLYGGFAGAETTLAERDLSLTANKTTLSGDFNDDDSVSGSASTLSIGNNTDNAYHIVISADDVGTARLDGFTIIGANASGSGTILVNTKSFLRNYGGGMYLDASSPTIENSTFINNYSSDYGSGIFNNHSSSPKVTASIFKDNKVGSCGAAIYNYNSSKPVITSSFFTGNNAHEYGGAIYDSASSGSKIINSTIVGNSATAAGAGIYIHTSTASIYNSIVWNEITSYGTGSYTLKKTIVQGKLYDQSGTETTTGLTQEKIFKDSSNGDYSLNTSVLNPAINGGDNTFYTGTIASEKDAAGKTRLFDGVATTDVLDLGAYELQAEPIPEAPTGEATQSYAGSATVSSLVATGSTIKWYAAATGGVAIEGTTTLINDTVYYASQTVNGSESTARFAVTAKKVSESSQSFLSSANPTVANLVATPGSGATVKWYTAATGGTALENTVVLTTATYYAELIITGTPNYTTNRVAVTVVVKATPTITFSNLSKTYGDAAFDLTATSTSSAPVTFSVVTGGTGAVTLSGKNVTITKAGTVKFKASVAANANYEAAAKEITLTITKVALTVTADVQSKVYGGTEPILTYTITGFVNGDTEANLDTEVSISRVAGENAGTYTITPSGASGSNYNIAFVSKDFTITKAALTVTADAQSKVYGATEPTLTYTITGFVNEDAESSLDTGVSISRVAGENAGTYTITPSGASGSNYNIAFVSKDFTITKATQTITFGALSHTQDVFDLTATSSSGLAVDYSSSNTAVATISGKTVTVLSGGVTNITATQSGDANYHPATAVVQVLTVIRLGVDEDVLLSKTVQVYPNPATNFIRVDLGNINKAHIKIYSITGKQLLEVQDYTSKEVLNIASLQSGMYLLKIESDTASTMKKFIKK; encoded by the coding sequence ATGCCGGTCAATTTGCAACCTACCAGCCTTACACCGCAAGTTAATAGTCAATTTCAAGTACAGCGCAATAATTCTGTAGGGGTTACAAACAAAACTACTTCTATCTTTACTGCAGAGGCTTCAGCGCCACCAGTATTTGAAAACAGTACACCAGCAACAACTTCAATAACATCAACAAGTTTTAAGTTAGAAACAGACATCGATGAAGCAGGAACAATTTACTATGTAGTATTAGCAGACGGCGCAACTGCACCAACAGCAGCAGAAGTAAAAGCAGGTACAGGTAATGGGGGTGCAAGTGCAATTAGCAGTGGTAATACAGCCGTAACTTCAGGAGATTTTACAAATGATTTTAATATTACAGGCTTAACAGAAAATACAACCTATAATGTATATGTTGTAGCAGAAGATGATGAAACTACACCGCTTTTACAAGCAAGTGCAACATTGGTTTCTGTAAAAACATTTAAGCCTTTAGCAAAGATTGTAATTAGTGAAATAATGTACAATCCACCAGAATCAGGTGGAGATGAAAATGAATATATAGAGTTGTATAATGCAGGAACTGCTACAGTAGATCTTACAGGATATTCTTTTTCTAAAGGTGTTACACACACATTTACAACAGGTTCAATTGCTGCAGGAGCCTATTTTGTAATTGCAGTTAAGGTAGCTTCATTCGAGGCCGCGTTTGGAGCTGGTACAGCCGATGCAAGTTTGGTGGGTTCTCAAAGTTTAAGCAATGGAGGAGAAGAAATTGAATTAGTAGATGATGTAAATCGCATTGTAGATTATGTACATTATGATAATAGCTCTCCTTGGCCGACAGGCGTTAATGGTGATGGACCGTCCATGGAATTACGTGATATAACATCAGATAATAATGTTGGAGCTAATTGGTCAGCTTCTAACGATGTAAGAGATTTTAGAACAAGTATACCAGGTCCTGCTTATCTTAATAATTTGCCAATAAGAGGCACACCAGGTTTAGCTGCAAATTTTGATATTATTGCACCCGTTTTTGAAACCAGCAAGCCAGCAACAGCATCCATAACAACAACAGGTTTTACGTTAGAAACAGATATAGATGAAGCAGGTACTATTTATTATGTAGTTTTGGCAGATGGCGCAACTGCACCAACAGCAGCAGAAGTAAAAGCTGGAACAGGTAATGGTGGTGCAAGTGTAGTTGCTAGTGGCAATACAACTGTAACTTCAGGAGGTTTTACCCATAATTTTAGTGTTACAGGTTTAACAGAAGGCACAGCTTATGATGTGTATGTGGTTGCACAAGATGATGAAGGAACTCCTAATTTGCAGACGAATCCAACAAAAATAGAAGTTACAACATTAACATTGTTACCAACAAACAACATTCTCTACGTTAAGAAAAATATAAGTGGTGGTAATGGAAACGGAAGCTCTTGGGCAAACGCCATTCCAGAATTAGCAGATGCATTGGTTTGGGCAAACAAAAACAAAGCAAATTTTACCACAACGCCCTTACAAATTTGGGTAGCAAAAGGGACATATAAACCACTATACAGCCCAGAAAATGGGGCTAATTTTGGTACAGACCAAACTAGAGACAATGCCTTTTTAATGGTAAACAACGTGCAATTGTACGGTGGTTTTGCAGGTACAGAAACTTTGTTAACAGATAGAGATTTAAGTTTAAGCGTTAATAAAACAATTTTAAGCGGAGATATAGGTACAGTTAATGATACTGCAGATAATACCTACCACGTAGTAATTAGCACTGACGCTGTTGGTACCGCTCGTTTAGATGGATTTACCATTACTGGGGGGGGTGCAGGTGGAAGTTCGAATTTAACAGTCAATACTCAATATGTTCTTAAAATTAGAGGTGGAGGGATGTATAATAACAACTCTTCTCCAACAATCACCAATTCTACTTTTAGCGGAAATACTGCTACAAATTATGGTGGGGGTATGTATAACGATAATAACTCTTCTCCAACAATTACCAATACCACTTTTATCGGAAATACTTCAGCTAAAAGTGGTGGAGGGATGTATAATAAGAATAACTCTTCACCAACAATCACCAATTCTACTTTTAGCGGAAATACTGCTACAAATGATGGTGGGGGTATGTATAATGATACTTTTTCAACAAAAGTTTACAATTCCATCATTACAGGAACTGTTTATGATGCTAGTTCTTCTCCAGTATATAAAAACAGTATCATAGCAGACAAAAGTTATGACAATACTGGTACTGCAACTACTACAAATTTAACAGCTACAGACCTTTTTAAAGACTCCGCAAACGGGGATTACAGTTTAAATGCTTTTAGTCCAGCAATCAATGCAGGAGATAATACTTTATACACAGGTACAATTGCTACAGACAAAGATTTAGCGGGTAATGCCCGTTTATTTGCAGGAATACCAGACCCAGATGTTATAGATCTTGGTGCTTATGAATTTCAGGCAGAACCTTTAAAAATTACCCCTACAAATGGTATTTTATATGTAAACAAAACAGCAACAGGTAATAAAACAGGAGATTCTTGGGCAAACGCCATTCCAGAATTAGCAGATGCACTTTTATGGGCACATGAAAATAAAGCTGATTTTACAACAACGTCTTTACAAATATGGGTCGCAAAAGGGACCTATAAACCAATGTATAGTCCAGAAGATGGTAAGAACTTTGTAGATTCAGGACGAAAAAACGCCTTTCTATTAATTAATAATGTAGCGCTGTATGGTGGTTTTGCAGGGACTGAGACAGCCGTTGCCAATAGAGATTTAAGCAATACGGCAAATAAAACTATTTTAAGTGGTGATTTTAATGGAGATGACACCATTACAGGCTCTGGTAGTACTTTAAGTATTGGTAATAATACAGAAAATGCCTACCATGTTGTATATAGTGTAGGTAATGTAGGGACTGCTCGATTAGATGGTTTTACTGTTTCTGGAGGGAATGCTACTTACGCAACTTATATGTATGTAAATACAGTTCGGACTAATACTGGATACGGTGGAGGTCTTTTCAATGAAAATTCTTCTCCTGCCATTGCCAATAGTACCTTTAGTCGAAATAAATCAGAACATAGCGGTGGTGGAATACATAATAAAGGAGGATCTCCATCAATTACCAATGTTGTTTTTAGCGAGAATATAGCAGTTACCGGAGGAGGATTGTTTAGTGATGGCAGTACCTCCCAAAAAATTAGCAATTCTTTTTTTACTAAAAATAGCGCCATTAGTTCTGGTAGTACAACAAGTTATGGAGGAGGGTTAACCTTTGCCGGTTCAACCCCTACCATTATAAATAATGTCTTTATAGATAATTTTTCAGATTTAGGGGGTGCTCTCTTTACAACTTCAAATATTACCATAATAAATTCTACATTTAATGCCAATACAACAAGTTCAAATAATGCTATTAAAGGAGGTTCCAATGATATTACATTGGTTAACAGCATAGTTTGGAATTCAGTTTTAGGAGCTAGTGGGAGCAATATTACTTTTAAAAATAGCATATACCAAGGTACACTTTATAATAAAGACAATACTGCAACTAGCAACACAACAACAAAAGAAGAGCTATTTAAAGACCCGGCTAATGGCGATTTTAGTTTAAATAAAAAAGGATTAGCGGTAAATAGCGGAAACAATGATTTATATACAGGTACGCTATCAACCGACAAAGATATAGCAGGCAATACACGTTTGTTTGCAGGTGAACAAAATTTAGACAACATTGATATAGGTGCTTATGAATTGCAGTCAGAGGCTTATGAAATGTTACCAACAAACAATATTCTCTACGTTAAGAAAAATGTAAGTGGTGGTAATGGAAACGGAAGCTCTTGGGCAAACGCAGTCCCAGAATTAGCAGAGGCCTTGGCTTGGGCCCATCTTTATAAGTCAAAATTCACAAATTCAACTTTGCAAATATGGGTAGCAGGCGGCACGTATCAACCAAAGCACAGTCCAGAAGATGGTAAAAATATGTTAAGTGATGGCAAGAATAATACTTTTTTGATGGTTAAAAATGTACAGCTTTACGGCGGTTTTGCAGGTACAGAAACTTTGTTATCGGAAAGAGATTTAAGTATAGCAACAAACAAAACTATTTTAAGTGGTGATTTTAATGGCGATGATCTGATAACGGGATCTGGAAGTACTTTAAGTATTACAAACAATTCAGAAAATGCATATCAAGTGGTTTTGAGTGCCGGTGATGTAGGGGCCGGACGTTTGGATGGTTTTACGATTACTGGAGGTAATGCTAGTATTAATAAATTAGTTACTGTAAACGAAAAAGTAACTTGGAAAGGATATGGGGGAGGAATGTATAATTACGCTTCATCTCCTACCATTGTCAATTGCACTTTTAGTGCTAATAATGCTCGAGTTGGTGGCGGAATGGACAATAATAACAGTGCTTCACCTACGATTATTAACTGTCTTTTTACAGGAAATACGGCATCTGATACAAATGGCTATGGTGGTGGAATGTCTAATACTAAAGGGTTACCTAAAATTATAAACAGTGTGTTTAAGGGTAATAGAGCTCAGAGATATGGAGGTGGATTATCAAACTCATCCAGTTCTAATACAACGATTATAAACAGCACTCTAACCGGAAATGCCGCGAATAGTTCTGGAGATGAATTGTTTAATGGTTCATCTACACTAAATATTTACAATACGATTGTTTGGGGTACCATTTTTAGTTATTCGACATTAATCAGTAAAAATAGCATTATAAAAGAACGAACTGATACCACCAATGGAAACATTGATGTTACAGGGCTAGCTCCGGAAGCTGTTTTTAAGGATGCAGCTAATGGTGATTACACCTTACACAAATACAGTCTAGCGGTCAATGCCGGAAATAATTCTTTATACACAGGTACATTAGCTTCAGACAAGGATTTTGCAGACAAGACCCGTTTGTATGATGGTGATCTTGCTACAGATATAATAGATTTAGGAGCTTATGAGTTGCAAGAAAAATCTTTTTCATTGTTAACTGATACAAACAATGTACTGTATGTGAAAAAGGGAGCGACGGGAAATAACAAGGGAGATTCTTGGGCAAACGCAGTTCCAGAATTAGCAGATGCCTTGGTTTGGGCAAATGCTAAAAAAGCAAATTTTAGCACAACACCTTTACAGATTTGGGTTGCAAAAGGCACCTACAAACCAAAATATACGCCAGAAGATGGCAAAAATTTTGCTGTAGGAACTGATGCAAAAGACAATTCATTTTTAATGGTTAAAAATGTTCAGCTCTACGGCGGTTTTGCAGGCGCAGAAACCACTTTAGCAGAAAGAGATTTAAGTCTTACGGCAAATAAAACAACTTTGAGTGGTGATTTTAATGATGATGATTCGGTTTCAGGGTCAGCAAGCACCTTGAGTATTGGCAATAACACAGACAATGCATATCATATTGTTATAAGTGCTGATGATGTGGGTACTGCGCGTTTGGATGGCTTTACAATTATCGGAGCAAATGCATCCGGATCCGGGACCATACTTGTCAACACCAAATCATTTTTAAGAAATTATGGAGGTGGAATGTATTTAGACGCCTCTTCACCTACTATTGAGAACAGTACTTTTATCAATAATTATTCAAGTGATTATGGAAGTGGAATTTTTAATAATCATTCTTCATCACCAAAGGTAACGGCGAGTATTTTTAAAGATAATAAAGTTGGTTCATGTGGAGCTGCTATCTATAATTATAACAGTTCTAAGCCTGTTATCACCAGTAGTTTTTTTACAGGAAATAATGCTCATGAATATGGAGGCGCTATTTACGATAGTGCAAGTTCTGGATCAAAAATTATCAACTCAACGATTGTTGGTAATTCTGCGACTGCAGCTGGCGCAGGAATCTATATACATACCTCAACAGCATCAATATATAATAGTATTGTTTGGAATGAAATTACAAGTTACGGAACAGGTTCATATACTCTAAAAAAGACCATTGTACAAGGCAAGTTATATGATCAAAGCGGAACAGAAACAACAACAGGATTAACTCAAGAAAAGATATTTAAAGATTCTAGCAACGGCGATTACAGTTTAAACACAAGTGTGCTAAACCCAGCAATTAATGGAGGAGATAATACCTTTTATACAGGTACTATTGCTTCAGAAAAAGATGCAGCAGGTAAGACACGTTTGTTTGATGGAGTTGCAACTACTGATGTTCTTGATTTAGGAGCGTATGAGTTACAAGCAGAGCCAATCCCAGAAGCACCAACCGGCGAGGCTACACAAAGTTATGCAGGTTCAGCAACCGTTAGTAGTTTAGTAGCAACAGGTAGCACCATAAAATGGTACGCGGCAGCAACAGGAGGAGTTGCTATAGAAGGTACTACAACATTAATAAATGACACTGTTTATTATGCAAGTCAGACGGTAAACGGATCAGAAAGTACAGCAAGATTTGCTGTAACTGCCAAAAAAGTCAGTGAATCAAGCCAAAGTTTTTTAAGTAGTGCCAACCCAACGGTAGCTAATTTAGTTGCAACACCAGGTTCAGGAGCAACTGTAAAATGGTATACTGCTGCTACAGGCGGTACTGCTTTAGAGAACACAGTAGTTTTAACTACAGCTACTTATTATGCAGAGCTAATTATAACAGGTACCCCAAATTATACTACCAATAGAGTTGCGGTAACAGTGGTTGTAAAAGCAACACCAACCATTACGTTTTCAAATTTATCAAAAACTTACGGAGATGCAGCCTTTGATTTAACGGCAACCTCAACTTCATCAGCACCAGTTACCTTTAGCGTTGTTACAGGAGGTACAGGAGCAGTTACTTTATCAGGAAAAAATGTGACCATCACAAAAGCAGGTACTGTAAAATTCAAAGCAAGTGTTGCAGCAAATGCCAATTATGAAGCTGCAGCAAAAGAGATTACGCTTACCATCACCAAAGTAGCATTAACTGTAACAGCAGATGTACAGAGCAAAGTATATGGAGGAACAGAACCTATATTAACCTATACCATTACTGGGTTTGTTAATGGAGATACCGAAGCCAATTTAGATACAGAAGTAAGTATCTCTAGGGTAGCAGGAGAAAATGCAGGTACGTATACCATTACACCATCTGGAGCTTCAGGTTCAAATTACAACATTGCCTTTGTTTCTAAAGATTTCACCATCACCAAAGCAGCTTTAACAGTAACAGCAGATGCACAGAGCAAAGTGTATGGAGCAACAGAGCCTACTTTAACCTATACCATTACTGGATTTGTTAATGAAGATGCCGAATCCAGTTTAGATACAGGAGTGAGTATCTCTAGAGTAGCAGGAGAAAATGCAGGTACGTATACCATAACACCATCTGGTGCTTCAGGTTCAAATTACAACATTGCGTTTGTTTCTAAAGATTTTACGATCACCAAAGCCACGCAAACAATTACTTTTGGAGCGTTGAGCCATACACAAGATGTTTTTGATTTAACAGCGACCAGTTCATCAGGATTGGCCGTAGATTATAGCAGTTCAAACACAGCTGTTGCAACCATATCTGGTAAAACAGTAACAGTGCTTTCGGGAGGTGTGACCAACATTACAGCTACGCAATCTGGAGATGCAAATTACCATCCAGCCACAGCAGTTGTTCAGGTGCTAACGGTTATTCGATTAGGCGTTGATGAAGATGTCTTATTGTCTAAGACAGTTCAGGTATATCCAAACCCAGCAACTAATTTTATCCGTGTAGATTTAGGGAATATAAACAAAGCCCATATCAAGATCTATAGCATCACCGGAAAACAGCTTCTAGAGGTACAAGACTATACTTCAAAAGAGGTTTTAAACATCGCAAGCTTACAATCAGGGATGTATTTGTTAAAAATAGAAAGTGATACTGCTAGTACGATGAAGAAGTTTATAAAAAAATAA
- the nqrF gene encoding NADH:ubiquinone reductase (Na(+)-transporting) subunit F, producing MILAASTLGTIAATVAAFLVITLLLVALLLFVKQKLSPSGPVKITINGERVIEVGSGGSLLSTLGNEKIFLPSACGGGGTCIQCECHVNSGGGEALPTETPHFTRKELAHGARLACQVKVKQDMDISIPEEIFGIKKWDAVVVRNYNVATFIKEFVVEIPEDMGYKAGGYIQIEIPPCEIKYSDMDITAHPEEHDAPDKFEAEWDKFNLRPLVMKNSEVVERAYSMASYPAEGREIMLNVRIATPPFDRVKGGWMDVNPGIASSYIFNLKKGDKCTISGPYGEFFINESDAEMLYVGGGAGMAPMRSHLYHLFRTLKTGRKVTYWYGGRSKAELFYIEHFRALEKDFPNFKFYIALSDPLESDNWKVKKDINDTEGDGFLGFIHNCVIDNYLSHHETPEDLELYFCGPPLMNQAVQKMGEDFGLADENIRFDDFGG from the coding sequence ATGATATTAGCAGCAAGTACATTAGGAACAATAGCGGCTACAGTAGCTGCATTCTTAGTAATAACTTTGTTATTGGTTGCATTGTTATTATTTGTAAAACAAAAATTATCTCCGTCAGGGCCTGTAAAAATCACGATCAATGGAGAACGCGTTATCGAAGTAGGTTCAGGAGGATCTCTTTTGTCTACTTTAGGAAACGAAAAAATATTTTTACCATCTGCCTGTGGTGGAGGAGGTACTTGTATTCAATGTGAGTGTCATGTAAACTCTGGTGGAGGTGAAGCCTTGCCAACAGAAACACCTCACTTTACTCGTAAAGAATTAGCACATGGTGCTCGTTTGGCTTGTCAGGTAAAAGTAAAACAAGACATGGATATTTCTATTCCAGAAGAAATTTTTGGAATCAAGAAATGGGATGCAGTTGTAGTTAGAAATTACAATGTTGCTACTTTTATTAAAGAGTTTGTTGTAGAGATTCCAGAAGATATGGGTTACAAAGCAGGAGGGTATATTCAAATTGAAATTCCACCTTGTGAAATCAAATATTCTGATATGGATATCACAGCGCATCCAGAAGAGCACGATGCGCCAGATAAGTTTGAAGCTGAATGGGATAAATTTAATTTAAGACCATTAGTTATGAAAAACTCAGAAGTTGTAGAAAGAGCTTATTCTATGGCTTCTTACCCTGCAGAAGGAAGAGAAATTATGTTAAATGTACGTATTGCTACACCTCCTTTTGATAGAGTAAAAGGCGGATGGATGGATGTCAATCCTGGGATTGCATCTTCGTATATCTTTAACCTAAAGAAAGGTGATAAATGTACAATTTCTGGTCCTTATGGTGAGTTCTTTATCAATGAGTCTGATGCAGAAATGTTATATGTTGGTGGAGGAGCTGGAATGGCACCTATGCGATCGCATTTGTATCACTTATTCAGAACCTTAAAGACAGGTAGAAAAGTTACGTATTGGTATGGAGGACGTTCTAAGGCTGAATTGTTTTATATAGAACACTTTAGAGCTTTGGAAAAAGATTTTCCAAATTTCAAATTCTATATCGCTTTGTCTGATCCATTAGAATCAGATAATTGGAAGGTAAAGAAAGACATTAATGATACAGAAGGTGACGGGTTTTTAGGATTTATACACAATTGTGTAATCGATAACTACTTAAGTCATCATGAAACTCCAGAAGATTTAGAATTGTACTTCTGTGGACCTCCTTTAATGAATCAAGCTGTTCAGAAAATGGGTGAAGATTTTGGTCTTGCCGATGAGAACATCAGATTTGATGACTTTGGAGGATAA
- the nqrE gene encoding NADH:ubiquinone reductase (Na(+)-transporting) subunit E, with product MEHIELFFKSIFIDNMVFATFLGMCSYLAVSKKVSTAVGLGAAVIFVLAVTVPLNWLLDQYILKEGALVWLGPEYAEYDLSFLSFILFIATIATMVQLVEIIVEKFSPSLYNSLGIFLPLIAVNCAILGGSLFMQSREIATLGLATTYGIGSGIGWFLAILAIAAIREKIRYSSIPAPLRGLGITFIVTGLMAIGFMSFGGMLTGGDEEAKETPKTEAVQVNKDQVKAKEEMKKKELANNTKEILK from the coding sequence ATGGAACATATAGAATTATTTTTCAAATCGATATTTATAGACAACATGGTGTTTGCAACCTTCTTAGGAATGTGTTCATACCTAGCTGTTTCTAAAAAGGTATCTACAGCGGTTGGTTTAGGAGCTGCGGTTATATTTGTATTAGCCGTTACTGTACCCTTAAACTGGTTGTTAGATCAATATATATTAAAAGAAGGCGCATTGGTTTGGTTAGGTCCAGAATATGCAGAATATGATTTAAGTTTCTTATCATTTATCCTGTTTATTGCAACCATTGCAACCATGGTACAATTGGTAGAAATTATTGTAGAAAAATTTTCTCCTTCACTATACAACTCTTTGGGTATTTTCTTACCCTTAATTGCTGTAAACTGTGCAATTTTAGGAGGATCTTTATTTATGCAATCTCGTGAGATCGCTACTTTAGGTTTAGCAACTACCTATGGAATTGGATCTGGTATTGGATGGTTTTTAGCCATTTTAGCGATTGCGGCAATTAGAGAAAAAATTAGATACTCAAGCATTCCAGCACCTTTAAGAGGATTGGGAATTACTTTTATTGTAACAGGTTTGATGGCTATTGGATTTATGAGTTTTGGAGGGATGTTAACCGGAGGCGATGAAGAAGCGAAAGAAACTCCAAAAACAGAAGCTGTACAAGTCAACAAAGACCAGGTAAAAGCTAAAGAAGAGATGAAGAAAAAAGAATTAGCGAACAACACTAAAGAAATACTAAAATAA
- a CDS encoding NADH:ubiquinone reductase (Na(+)-transporting) subunit D, with the protein MGLLSKKDAALITDPFADNNPITIQVLGICSALAITAELKASIVMAVSVLFVLGVGNVVISLMRNIIPSKIRIIVQLIVVATLVIIVDQVLKAFAYELSKTLGAFIGLIITNCIIMGRFEAFALANGPWRSFLDGIGNALGYGVILIIVGFFRELLGSGTLLGFKVLGDPIEKTGLYAFGYENNGFMLLAPMALIVVGIIIWIQRSRNEALIEE; encoded by the coding sequence ATGGGACTTTTATCAAAAAAAGACGCAGCATTAATCACAGATCCATTTGCAGATAATAATCCAATTACGATTCAAGTTTTAGGAATCTGTTCTGCATTGGCAATTACAGCAGAGCTTAAAGCTTCTATTGTAATGGCGGTATCTGTATTGTTTGTGTTAGGTGTAGGAAACGTGGTTATTTCTTTAATGAGAAATATCATTCCTTCAAAAATTAGAATTATTGTACAACTTATTGTTGTTGCAACCTTGGTGATTATTGTTGATCAAGTATTAAAAGCTTTTGCTTATGAACTAAGTAAAACTTTAGGTGCATTTATTGGTTTGATTATTACCAACTGTATTATTATGGGACGTTTTGAAGCTTTTGCTTTGGCCAACGGTCCTTGGAGATCTTTCTTAGATGGAATCGGAAATGCATTAGGATATGGAGTTATCTTAATCATTGTTGGTTTCTTTAGAGAATTACTTGGTTCTGGAACCTTATTAGGGTTTAAAGTATTAGGAGACCCTATTGAAAAAACAGGCTTGTATGCTTTTGGATATGAAAACAACGGTTTTATGTTGTTAGCGCCAATGGCATTGATTGTTGTAGGAATTATCATCTGGATCCAACGTAGTAGAAACGAAGCATTAATAGAAGAATAA